In Papaver somniferum cultivar HN1 chromosome 9, ASM357369v1, whole genome shotgun sequence, the genomic stretch CGTTAGAGAGTATTATGATCCTTGCCCTGTGCTTTGGTCACCCAGAAGATCTTTTGGGGATCTTCTGGGTGAACAAAGCACAGGAACTTATTTAAGGTTGGAATTTCTTGATGTTCCTCCTGAgataattgaaaattttgatcccCATCATCCTATTCTCGTGGGAGGTATCCTTCCAGAAGAGGAAAATTCTGGATATATGCAGGTAATTATGCATTTTCTATGTTTTATTTACTACTGCAAAGTGTGTTATAATCTTAATTACACGTTTGTAACCATGTTACTGGTTTATCACACTGTTGGATTCTTACAAAAGAAAATGGAAGGAGCCGTCATTCGAAATTTAAATATAAGCTCGTAGCAAGGCATTTATACCTGTTTGCTGTCTACTTCTGCTGCCTGTATGATCATGTTTTTGTGCTGTTTTTCAGGTGAAACTTAAGCGGCATAGTTGGCGTATGGATTTGTTGATGACCGGTGCTCCAATATCTGTTTCGGCTGGTTGGAGACGTTATGAGACAACTGCTATTTATGCCATGGAAAACGAAAATGGACAGCATCAACTTCTCAATTACACTCCAGAACATAAGGAGTGTGTTGCGGTGTTTATGGGCCCTTTAGCACCTTCCAAGACCAGAATTGTTGCTGTAATGACTAATCTTAATTGTTCGAAAAATAAGGTCTGatatatttcaatttccattgtTCTATCCTATACATTTTGTAATTCAGGGATGCAATCTGAAGCTACCGCTTTACCAATTGTTGATTTTTTCATATCTTGAATTTTGTTTGATGAGTGATTTGTGTTTGAATCAGGAAGCATTTCGAATTATGGCCAAGGGTGTCGTTCTAGATTTTAATTTTCACGCACAGATATTGCTGAAAGTAGAAAAGATAGGATCTCTTGTTTGCACCGGCTGGAAGACTGCTCGTATCAAGTTTGCACCAAACTTTCAAATTGATGGGTTTATAGGTGCAACAATTCAGACTAAGAGAGGAGTTCGGGGGAAGATTGACAAGGTTTGTGTGCCTATaaacaaaatcttctcttctgtatTTTGGGTTGGGTTTTTGTTATTGAGTTCTCTATCCGATTTCTAGATTAATGAACAACAGGTTGTGACCCTTTTCTTTTGTGttcttttttaatctttttatgtcTTGCACTACTGAATTTTGCACTGCTGTCCAGTGTGTCTATTTTTGCAAGTGAATTTGAACTGTATATACACATTCCTTGTATTGATGTTTTTTGTTGTATGAAGGGTTCCTGATTTCTGTTGTGTGTTATGTGCAGGTTGCAGGAGATCGGTTATTTGAATGCACATTTAAGGACTATGTTGACATGGGCGACACTTTCTTTTTTCCTGTTCCCGCCACACTCGTGCTTCCTGCACTCTTCAAACAGTTTAATTTGCTCTTCAAACCCTTAGAGATCATCGAAGCAACCATCGCTGGCATTGCCGCTGCCATCGCCGCCGTCGATGAAGCCACTGTCGCTGTCGCCACAACCACCATCCCCGCTGCCGCTGCCGGCGCCACTATTGTCGAGTACGAGCTTGCTGTTTCATACAAAAAGGTTTTCTCCTTATCTTAACCCAGTTTCAGTGCGTACGGTTTACTAGTCCACATTTACTTATATTTGGCTCAAAACCCAGATTGCTCGGAGGTGGCGGACGTTTTATCAGCGGCGTGGTGTGGATATCAACGAGGGGAAACCTGCATTGGTTACTTTACCAAACCCGCTAGAGTCGGCTTATTTATCAGTGGTTGAGTCAGCTTATTCATCAGAGGTATGAACTCTTGGGCTGATTCAGATCTTTTCTGTCATTGTTCTGGTTTAATGCCTTTACTAGCTCTACTAGTCTCCGACTCTCTATATCCTATTATGTGTCTTGTTGGTTTGTTAGCTTTGTAAAATTGCATCTGATATGGTTGATATTATATCTATTGTACAGGAGCAGAAGCCAGTCAAGAGGAGAAAAGTTAGTGTTTGTGAGGCCCGGGAGATATTAGGAGGGGAAGCAACGGTGATCAACGACGATGAACAAGTGCTGTCTAAAGACAGTGCACTCGATATATTTTTGTGAAGGCACGGTGGTAAGGTAGTACCGGTAAGACAGTACTGAGCTTGTAAGAGAGGATACCTTTGTGAATGCAGTTGTTTATGACAGTGTAACTGTTTGTATAAtcctaaaatcaaaaatttatAATCTTAAAATTGTCCTTTCGATCTTAGTCGAATTTTTCAAGGTCTGGCTTGTGGGAGTTAGTCGCAATATTACCAACAGCTTTCTGTCCTTCAGGTGGGACTGCTAGCCAAATTTATCCAATTTCAAGTTATGAATTTTGGCTACTCTAAATCAGCTTATAGTCCACTGGGATAGCAAGCGACGGTGGTTCATCTTTACCAACAAGTACGGACCCAAGCAAAAAGAGGTTGGTTATTAGGTTGGCGATAAGAACCCCGTATAGAATACCTATCAGGTATCAGCGATGTCTGGTCTAGTTTCTTGAACTGTCCTAATTTTTGTTAAATGTAGATATTTTAAGTACTTCTTCTAAACCTCCAAGATTTATTGTTGCATGATGAATATGCTCTTCACTTCTCATTTTACAAGTTATACTGATCCATGCCCTAAAATTTACCTTCTGCATTCTTTGCCTCTTCACTTTTCATTTTAGAATGTCAGTACATTTTGATTAAGTTAAACCATAAAGACCAAGTACAGCAATCAAATCAGGATGAGGTTGCTTGCATCAACAAACCCTTAGTGGATTGGATTAAAAGAAAAGGCGCAAGACGAATCGAGCAGGCTGGACATGCTACCAgattgcaacaatcaaaggcCTGGCGCATCCCtacaaaaactaaaagaaaagcaTTTCAGCTTGCTTGCCGCATGAATCTGGTAGCTTTAAGTTGACGAATCGGTTCGCCTGTGTTGTGTGTGTGTATACGGATTTTAGACCCTAAGGTCATGCACCATATCTCAAACTTCTGTCTGCACTTTAAAATGTGTGAAATCTGAACATTTCGGGTTCTAAGTTTTCGCTGCTCTCATGAACCTGACTAAACATATTCTTCCCGCCCTTGCAGCCCAAATACTCCAATCCGTTGATTTGTATTACGGCACcagattgattttttttgtaacaaACCGTGTTTCTGCGACTCAACTTAATAAAGTGCAACCTTATAAAATAACCCATTGCTTTACTGTTTTTGTTCATGGCAAAAGAAATGCATATTTGTTTTGACAATTAGGATTTGCCTGAATGCTTTACGGATATCTGTTTTTATCCTCATTCTAAAATTTGCTGTTCTACATATGAAATCCCTTGCTTTACATTTTCTTTTACGTCCACTGAGTAAACCAAGGAGTGTAAGTTTTGAAGTTGAGACTTGCAATCCCACATCATGTATACCGCAAAACTGTACCCAAAACCAGCAACAAACTCATGAATAAACCCATTAACCTCAATCGAACTACAACCGGGTGTTTTCACTACTCCTCTCTCCTTTATATCTTTCCTTGTTCTCCTGACATCATCATATTTGCCAGAACCTGCATACATATTCGATAGTAAAACATACACCCACAATGACGTTCTAACTGTACGAGTCTCTCTACAAAACTGGTTTCTCCATGACAACAGCAAGAACTCAGTAATGCTCTCCAAGCCATTGCTTCCTCTAAAGGGCTACATGAAGTTggcattctcagaataatttctTTAGCCTCCTCAAAAAGCGCAGCTCGACCAAGTAAATTGATCATACATCTATAATTCTCCCTTTTAGGTTCAATTCCGTAAACCAACTTCATGCTATCAAAAATCTGCAATCCTTTAGAGAAGTCATACCTGAATAGCTACGTGCAGTTAATACCGCGACGAAGGTTAGGTCTGACACCATCTTTCTCCATTTGCTCAAACAGTGCAAGTGCATTCTCGGCATCCCATTCATTGTCAATCCATAAATCATCAAATTACATCTCTTTCCTGCATCCCATCAAACAAATTCTTAGCTAAACCCAAATTTCCACATTTCTGAGTACATATCTATAAGAGCAGTATTAAGCTGAACAGTCAGCAGTATTAATCTGAACAGTCATCGGCAACTGCATTCCTTTCAAATGCTTGTGAATCCATATTCCAATATCCGCAGATCCACAGGCACTAAGTAAGCTAACAAATATTCCCTCGTCAGGGTCTAAATTCTTCAACTGCATCAAACGAAACATTTCCAACCCCTCATTGAAACAATTGTTTTGCACATAACTAGAGATCATACAACCCCAAATTCCTCTATCCTTGAACGGCGCTTGATCAAATATTAACCGCAGGGAATCAACATCACCCAATTTACAGTACCCATATATCAAACTGCCCACGAAACCGCAGTTCTATCTGGAATTTCTTCGAACAGACGTCGTGCTTCAGCCATTCGAACGAAGAAGAAAGTTCTAGTTTAGTCAAATGAAGATGACCGCAGCATATAGATAACTAGAGGATGGCTAGAGCGCTAAATGTCAAGTCTTGACAGAACTCTTGAACTGGAGCCTGTCACCCGTTACATTTTAAACATCTCATAAATATAGTTCATGCTCTAACCGGCAAACCGTATCATTTATGCAGAAAGAaattgttgaaaaaaaaaatgaaaaattttggTAACCCTCTCCACATCGTGCTTGGTACACCATTGCTCGATGGACAACTCGTTCTGGTGATATTTAAGCTGCTAACTGAACAATGTGGGACTATAAAATTTAAGATAAGATCATTTGGAGCTTTAAGTAACGACTTTAAGTCTTTCTGATCGTCGTATTGTTGATCTACTTCATGGCCTATTTCTGATTGTCTTGTTGTTGATTTATTTCAGAAATGGGGAACTCGCGCTTCAAGATTTGCAATCAAAACCTATTAGTGTCATGATATAGACTGAAATTGGATTGTTAGATCAAAAGTTTCAAAGATACCGGATTCTTAGTTTTGAGAGAGAAAGGCTTCACTATTCAGTGTGTTATTACTGTTGCATTTGTTGTCAGCCGCCCTTCTTGCCTAGCTCAATCACCACAGCAGGTGACAATTTGTGGTGACTTTGGGCGTGTCATTGAGATAGGCATTGGCATGCTTTTGTTGGAAATGACCACTTTAGTTTGACATAGCGAATATGGACGGACGAATCTCCTATCAAGCAGACCTTACCATATGTCTATAGCTGATCGTGATGCTCATAATCTCGCCAGGTTTGTGCTAATAAACCAAACCACCAACTAGTGACTCAGTTACTCCAATCCCTGTATTCCCTTCTCCTATGTTTGAATTATTAGTCGATCATTTCAATGGGGTATGCATTTTTAATTCATAAGAGCTAATTCTATGTATAAGCTCTACATATAGTTCAAAATAAATGAACATCTATTGAAATACTGTCAGATATTACCTGGAGTTTGTGGACAGCAAAAGAGGATCCAAAACAATTTACCAGCTTTGATGGTGCATAAGCTATATATCGAACGCTTTCTTTTTAAGATTACatatttgttaaagaggaaaataACTAAAAAGCTGGCAACACCGCATTAGCAGCTATCTGAAAAGAAACGGCACGACTTCTTGTTTTAAGAACCATGGACTGCACATTTTCAGACTTCTTGTTGGTGCAGCATCCTACAGGCGTATGATGTATCAGACAGTGATTAATGGTGACAGGCCTATGACGTAGCTAGACCTTGTGGCTGTAGATGATTGTTCTCAGCTTGGCTTTGGTGTGGCCTGC encodes the following:
- the LOC113308083 gene encoding ribosome biogenesis protein BMS1 homolog; translation: MPEIGDLREMLSDPQFLPLSWRAKHPYVLVDCFEDGTPKRVHGDEKFNRILSLYGYLRGCNIKKGSKVHIAGAGDFSLADVREYYDPCPVLWSPRRSFGDLLGEQSTGTYLRLEFLDVPPEIIENFDPHHPILVGGILPEEENSGYMQVKLKRHSWRMDLLMTGAPISVSAGWRRYETTAIYAMENENGQHQLLNYTPEHKECVAVFMGPLAPSKTRIVAVMTNLNCSKNKEAFRIMAKGVVLDFNFHAQILLKVEKIGSLVCTGWKTARIKFAPNFQIDGFIGATIQTKRGVRGKIDKVAGDRLFECTFKDYVDMGDTFFFPVPATLVLPALFKQFNLLFKPLEIIEATIAGIAAAIAAVDEATVAVATTTIPAAAAGATIVEYELAVSYKKIARRWRTFYQRRGVDINEGKPALVTLPNPLESAYLSVVESAYSSEEQKPVKRRKVSVCEAREILGGEATVINDDEQVLSKDSALDIFL
- the LOC113313114 gene encoding pentatricopeptide repeat-containing protein At2g22410, mitochondrial-like, which gives rise to MAEARRLFEEIPDRTAVSWALKNLDPDEGIFVSLLSACGSADIGIWIHKHLKGMQLPMTICTQKCGNLGLAKNLFDGMQERDIFDSMKLVYGIEPKRENYRCMINLLGRAALFEEAKEIILRMPTSCSPLEEAMAWRALLSSCCSGKYDDVRRTRKDIKERGVVKTPGCSSIEVNGFIHEFVAGFGYSFAVYMMWDCKSQLQNLHSLVYSVDVKENVKQGISYVEQQILE